The window CGGTCCTTCCTTTCATGCATAAGTGCGCCGACTGCGCCAGCCAAGAATCGAATACCCCGGAGCGCTCTGCCACGTCGATCGACGTACAGCCGCCACGTCTACCAACAATGACTGAAAGGAAGGACCGTCCCCGAATCGCCCCCATCAACTACATGGCGGCGCTCGGGATCACGTACGGCAACGGCAGCTACGGCCCGGATGGCCGGCCCAACTATGGGCCGAACGCCAATACTCTCGAGAGCCAGATGATGGCGTTCCTCAGCCGGTACTGGGGCAACTTCTTGTACGTCCCGCGCGGAACGATCTACACTCTCCGGGATGCTTCCGGGCGGATCGCGACCGAGATGATGGGCAAGGCGGGATCGACCTCCTACCCGACGAACGATTTCCCGGTGGCGACGACGGCGACGCGGGACAACGTGTTCCTGGGGAACCTGCTTGCGGGGAGCTATTCGTCCAATACCCTGGGTGGCGCGATCGGATGGTGATGGCCAGGATGTTCTGAGCGCCGGCCCCGGGTCCTACAATCGACGGATGATCACCTCGAATCGCTTTCTCCTCGTCGGATCCTTGATCTTTGGACTTTCGGGGGTCGCCCGCGCCGAAACCCTCTCCGCCCAGGTCGACCGCTACGCCCATCCGACGCTCGGAAAGGACGCGGTCACGGTCGCGAACGTGACGCTCCAGGTCGGGCACATCAAGGTGACGCTCGCCAAAGGCGTCGTGGCGCCCGTTCTCGCCGGAACCGAGACGATCGGGTTCTTCTTCGACGGCGAGGGGAAGTGGACGTACGCCTCCGACACGCCGGAGGAGTGGCCCGTGATGCGCCACGACGCCGACAGGGCGACGCGCTGGAAGGCGAGAGACGAAGGGAAGAGCCTCCTCGTCTCCGACGCGTTCGACGATCTCCTCTGGCTGGCGCCCGGCGAGAAGGTCCCCGCGGGAACGGCCGGCGCGGCGCCGCCCGAGCACGCGTTCCGGAAGCATCTCGAGACGTTCGCCCGCCGGAAGTCCGACGGCGTCGCCCAGCGGCTCGCTTACCGCGAGCGCATGGCGCCCGCCGCGCCGTTCTCGTGGGTGGAGCTCTCCGGCGGCAAGCAGGAGGCGATCTGGTTCCGCGACGAGATCGAGTCGCACGCCGAAGACCTGATCGCCCTGAAGAAGCTCGAATTCGACAGCGCCAACGCCCCGTGGGAGTGGGCGGTCGAGACGATCTCCGACCAGCCGATCGGCCGCGGATTCCGCGAGCCGCCGCGACCCGACGTCGTCCTGACGCGCGTCGAGCCGGAGATCGAGGCCGAAAAGGAGCACGCGAAGATCCGCGTGACGGAAACCTGGGAGAGCGCCGCGAAGGAGCCGATCTCGACGCTCCACGTCAACCTCCGGAGCCGCGTGTTCGCCGATTCCGCGCTCGACATCCGGAAGAACGAGCTGCTGAAGGTCGAGACCTCGGACGGCCACGCCGTCGATTTCGACCATCGCGACGGCCGCCTGCTGCTGGCGCTCCCGAAGCCGCTCGCCCCCGGGCAGCCGGTGACGCTCCGGTTCGACATGGAAGGCGACGTGCTCCCTCCCCCGTCGCACGACAGCTACTGGCTCCTCGGATTCGACTCCTGGTACCCGAGCCCGGGACTCAACGGCTCCGCCTTCACCTGGCGCTGCACCGTGCGCGTCAGGAAGCCCTTCGTCCCGATCGCGAGCGGCACGGTCGTCTCGCGGAAGGAAGAGAAGGACTGGAACACGCTCACGACCGAGCTCGACCACCCGATCTTCCTCCCGGTCGTCCTCGGCGGGAGCTACCACGTCGAGGACGTCGTCAAGGACGGACGCACGTACCACGTGGCGAGCTACGCGTACGTCAACCACCGCGCGACGGAGCACCTCGTCACCCTCTCGTCGCAGATCATCAAGTTCTACGAGCCCTTCCTCGGGCCCTTCCCCTGGAAGGAGTTCACGATCGTCGAGATCAACTCCTACGGCTTCGGGATCGCGCCGCCCGCGACGATGTTCATCACGCGAGAGGCGTTCTCGCCGCACGAAGACGACCTGACGAAGATGTTCTCCCGCAGCCTCACGGCGCGATTCGCCCACGAGATCGCGCACCAGTGGTGGGGCCACCAGATCAAGTGGCCGGACGACGAGGAGGAATGGATGTCCGAGTCGTTCGCCGAGTACTGCTCGGCGCTGCAGGTGCGCGCGGAGAAAGGCAACGGCGCCTACAACCAGGTCGTCCGCGACTGGGAAGGGCGGATGAAGGACTCAGGGATCTCCGCCACGCTTCCGACCGCCAACCGGCTGGAAGGCGAGACGGCGTTCCGCGACCGCATGGGGCTCCTGTACGGTCGCGGGCCGTTTCTCCTCGCGATCCTCCACAAGGAGCTCGGCGAGGAGAAGTTCCTCACGTTCCTGAAGACGTTCCAGTCCAACCGGAAGTGGCAGACGGGATCATCGGCGCTGACGGCCAGCCTGCTGCACTACCTCACCGGGAAGTCGTACGCGGACTTCTTCGACCGATACTTCTGGGGGACGGAGTATCCGAAGCTGCCGAAGTAAACGGGCGCTCGTTTCAGCGGGCGGCGAACGAAACGCTCGCCGCCGCTGAACTCGCTCGGAAGGCGGCGGACAGCGATCGCGAACGTGCCCTCACCTCTCCCCGCGGAAGAGGTCGGTCGCCGACAACGGAGGCGACCGCGTGAGGGAGACCGGGACCGGCTCTGACGGCGCCGAACGGCTGGTAAGCTCTCCTTGCGTGGAACTCCAGAGCAACGTGACCCGCATCCAAACGATGCTCGACGAGCTCGGCGCTCGCCACCTCCTGATCGGCGGTCACGCCATGGCGGCCTACGGCAGGCCGCGAAGGACGTTCGACGTCGACTTCGCCGTCGACGCCGCGGCACACGGCGTCCTGCGGGAACGAATGGAGAGCAACGGCTACGAGACGCTGCACGATTCGCCGGGTTATTCGAATCACGCGCACCCGGATCCGTCGATCGGCCGCGTCGATTTCGTCTACGTCTCGGGCGCCACGGCCGACCGTCTCTTCGGCGAGTCGCGCGAAGTGACACTCGAGGACGGATCACGCGTCAAGGTGCCTAGCCCCGAGCACCTCGCCGCGATGAAGATCTTCGCGATCAAGAACGACCCGTCCCGGACGTTTTCCGAGCTCGCCGACATCGCGTATCTCGCGCGGGTCCCGGGCGTCGACGGCGAATCGATCGCCCGCGAGTTCGAACGCCACCGGATGAAGGAGCTGTGGAATGAAATCCAGCGAACGCGCTGAGCTCCCCGACATCGAGCGCGACATCCCGACCACGCGCGAAGACGTCGCGATGCTGCACGACCTCTGGATCGGAAAGCCCGGCGTAAACCTCCTTCCGCTGCTGCTTCGTCTCCAGAGCGGGCTCCCGCCGCGCGAGCCGTCCCGCGCGACATCGGAAGGGTGGGAGCCTTTCACGCTCGGATAACCGGTTAAACGCAGGGCCGGGCTCCCTCACCCGCCTCGCTTCGCTCGGCGACCTCTCCCGCCGGGAGAGGTGGGAACGGACTCCCGCTGCGGCGGGATCACCCCGACCCTCCGCCTTCGCCTCCAGGCTTCGGCGCGACGGGTCTCCCGCCGGGAGAGGTGGGTTTGGACGTCCCCCGCGCGAACCGCAGGCTCCCCTCGCCGAACTTTTCCTTGATCCGGTCGATCGCCTCGAAGGCCCGCTCGTCGCGCGCGCGGCCGGGCATCTCGAGCGGCAGCCAGCCGGCGTTCTTGTCGGAGATCCCCGTCAGCCGTACGCCGAGCAGCCGCAGCCGGCGCGAGCGGTTCCAGCGGCGCGCGAGCGCGGCCGCCGCCGCCCTCCGGATCTCGTCGTAGCCGTCGGTCGGCTCGGGGAACGTGTGCGACGCGGAGATCGTCTCGAAGTTCTCGTAGCGGATCTTGAGAGACATCGTGCCGGCGACGTAGGCCTTCCGCCGGAGGCGAAAGCACGCGGTCTCGGCGAGCGACGCGAGCGCGCCATCCACCTCGGCGGGCTCGGAGAGATCGCGGTCGAACGTCTCCTCCGCGCCGATCGAGCGGTCGCGCTCCTCGTCGAAGGGATCGCCGGAGACGTCCTCGCCGACGGCGCGCCGCCTCCAGTACTCGGCGTGCTCTCCGAGATGCTCCCGGCGCTCGGACTCGGGGCGGGTCGCGAGATCGCCGATCGTGCGGAACCCGGCGTCGACGAAGCGCGGCTCGGTCTTCGGCCCGATCCCCGGCATCTCGCCGACGGGGAGCGGCGCGAGGAACGCCGCTTCCGTTCCCGGAGGAACGAAGAGCTGTCGGTCGGGTTTCGCTTTCCCGCAAGCGATCTTCGCGACGAGGCGGCTCGACGAGATCCCCGCGGAGGCCGGCAGCGCGAGCTCGCGCCGGAGCCGCTCGCGCAGCCGCGCCACCGCCGCGCACGCCTTCTCGAAGTCGAAGCCGCCGCGGTGCGTGAAGTCGAGGTAGAACTCGTCGATCGACGCCGGCAGCACCCGCGGCGCCTCGCTCTCGAGGATCGCCGCGGCGAGGCGGGAGTATTCGGTGCAGGCCGCGAAGTCCGGGCGCAGGAAGACGGCGTCGGGGCAGAGCCGGGCCGCCGACGCGGCCGGCATGGCGGTCCGGACGCCGCGGGCGCGAGCTTCGTAGGAGGCGGACGCGACGATGCCCCGTCCGCGCTCCGGGTCGCCCCCGACGATCACCGGTTTCCCGGCGAGCGACGGGTCCTTCGCCCGTTCGACCGACACGTAGAACGCGTCGAGATCGAGCAGGGCCCAGATGGGGAATGTCGCCGTCACCGTCCGCCTTTACCTCTCCCGGCGGGAGAGGTCGGCGAGCGATCTCGCTCGCCG of the Thermoanaerobaculia bacterium genome contains:
- a CDS encoding M1 family aminopeptidase, producing the protein MITSNRFLLVGSLIFGLSGVARAETLSAQVDRYAHPTLGKDAVTVANVTLQVGHIKVTLAKGVVAPVLAGTETIGFFFDGEGKWTYASDTPEEWPVMRHDADRATRWKARDEGKSLLVSDAFDDLLWLAPGEKVPAGTAGAAPPEHAFRKHLETFARRKSDGVAQRLAYRERMAPAAPFSWVELSGGKQEAIWFRDEIESHAEDLIALKKLEFDSANAPWEWAVETISDQPIGRGFREPPRPDVVLTRVEPEIEAEKEHAKIRVTETWESAAKEPISTLHVNLRSRVFADSALDIRKNELLKVETSDGHAVDFDHRDGRLLLALPKPLAPGQPVTLRFDMEGDVLPPPSHDSYWLLGFDSWYPSPGLNGSAFTWRCTVRVRKPFVPIASGTVVSRKEEKDWNTLTTELDHPIFLPVVLGGSYHVEDVVKDGRTYHVASYAYVNHRATEHLVTLSSQIIKFYEPFLGPFPWKEFTIVEINSYGFGIAPPATMFITREAFSPHEDDLTKMFSRSLTARFAHEIAHQWWGHQIKWPDDEEEWMSESFAEYCSALQVRAEKGNGAYNQVVRDWEGRMKDSGISATLPTANRLEGETAFRDRMGLLYGRGPFLLAILHKELGEEKFLTFLKTFQSNRKWQTGSSALTASLLHYLTGKSYADFFDRYFWGTEYPKLPK
- a CDS encoding DNA polymerase IV, which translates into the protein MTATFPIWALLDLDAFYVSVERAKDPSLAGKPVIVGGDPERGRGIVASASYEARARGVRTAMPAASAARLCPDAVFLRPDFAACTEYSRLAAAILESEAPRVLPASIDEFYLDFTHRGGFDFEKACAAVARLRERLRRELALPASAGISSSRLVAKIACGKAKPDRQLFVPPGTEAAFLAPLPVGEMPGIGPKTEPRFVDAGFRTIGDLATRPESERREHLGEHAEYWRRRAVGEDVSGDPFDEERDRSIGAEETFDRDLSEPAEVDGALASLAETACFRLRRKAYVAGTMSLKIRYENFETISASHTFPEPTDGYDEIRRAAAAALARRWNRSRRLRLLGVRLTGISDKNAGWLPLEMPGRARDERAFEAIDRIKEKFGEGSLRFARGTSKPTSPGGRPVAPKPGGEGGGSG